A stretch of the Lactuca sativa cultivar Salinas chromosome 9, Lsat_Salinas_v11, whole genome shotgun sequence genome encodes the following:
- the LOC111883670 gene encoding AT-hook motif nuclear-localized protein 17: MKGEYREDKGSRPSSTTMFSKFQHHHHQAQQQTPPPQHFAISSHQFQLSNTSEEADSRSRSPNDAITPIQTKKDVSTTVNDGASIEVARRPRGRPPGSKNKPKPPIVITREPEPSMSPYVLELPGGIDIVDAVARYCRKRNMGLCVLTGSGTVANVSLRQPSTTPGATVTFHGRFDILSISATVLPSLTPSTAAAPFANGFTISLAGPQGQIVGGAVSGPLMSAGTVFIIAASFNNPLYHRLPSEEDDNLRNSGGGTGSAAASDQSPPAGSAGGDSGGHHGPPSTAADSMTMYSCHLPADVIWAPTARQAPQHPPPY; this comes from the coding sequence ATGAAAGGAGAATATCGAGAAGATAAAGGTTCTCGACCTTCTTCTActaccatgttctcaaaattccaGCATCACCACCACCAAGCACAGCAACAAACACCGCCGCCGCAGCATTTTGCCATCTCCAGCCACCAGTTTCAGCTCAGTAACACATCAGAAGAAGCTGATAGCCGCAGCCGTAGTCCCAACGATGCGATCACACCCATCCAAACCAAGAAAGATGTCAGCACCACCGTCAACGACGGAGCATCTATCGAAGTGGCCAGACGACCCAGAGGCCGTCCACCCGGATCTAAAAACAAACCCAAACCACCAATCGTAATTACTCGAGAACCTGAACCATCTATGTCTCCATATGTACTGGAACTCCCCGGAGGAATCGATATCGTCGACGCCGTGGCTCGATACTGCCGGAAACGGAATATGGGGCTCTGTGTCTTAACCGGCTCAGGGACTGTTGCTAACGTTTCCCTCCGACAACCCTCCACCACCCCTGGAGCCACCGTTACATTCCACGGCCGGTTCGATATTCTTTCAATCTCTGCCACTGTTCTCCCGTCCTTAACTCCATCAACCGCCGCGGCACCCTTTGCAAACGGTTTCACCATATCATTAGCAGGTCCGCAGGGGCAGATAGTTGGTGGAGCAGTCTCCGGCCCACTCATGTCCGCCGGAACAGTCTTCATTATTGCGGCGTCTTTCAACAACCCTCTCTACCATCGATTACCTTCAGAAGAAGATGACAACCTTAGAAATTCCGGCGGTGGGACAGGGTCAGCTGCAGCAAGTGATCAGTCTCCACCAGCAGGTTCAGCTGGCGGAGATAGCGGTGGGCATCATGGACCGCCATCAACGGCGGCAGACTCTATGACGATGTATAGCTGCCACCTGCCTGCTGATGTTATCTGGGCACCTACAGCACGGCAAGCTCCACAACACCCACCGCCATATTGA